The nucleotide window GCTGTCAGGCGGCACGGATTTGTAGCCGGACTCCAGCGACGCTTTGGTCGCCGCGTCCCTGAAGGCGACGGTCAGGCCCATGAAGTGATCGAGCAGGTCCCCAACGCTGTAGTACTCGCAGGGCGTTGGCGCGGCCAACTGGCCGTCCCCGATGCCCTTGACAATTTCCGCCACCTGCCGTGCGGCTGGTTCCAGATTGAGCACGCCGGGCCTCCCTGTCCTTCGGCTGTTTATTTGTCATTCCGACCTTCGCACGCAGGTTCCCCGGCGTCCAGAGCAGGCCGCGGGATTGCGAGGATCGGTCCTTGTTGAGCACGCTCCCAGCAGGAGTTGGCAAAATGGACCCATGCAGAGCCAGACCGCAACCACCGATACCGTGCCACGCACCCGCCGTTACTACCGGGCCGAAGTGCTGATCGTTCTGGGGCTCTCCCTGGGCCAGTCCGCCGTCTACGCCCTTGTGAACCTGCTGGAAAAGATGACGCGGGCCCCACTGGGGTCGCAGACCACGGCGCTGAACCCGGTCCTGAACGAGCGGGAGCTGTTCGACCTGCTTTACCAACTCCTGGCAATCTTCTTTGCCCTGGTCCCTGTAGCGCTGGTGCTGTTCCTGCTGGCAACCCCGGGTGAACGCGCCCGCGAGGCCTTCCGGAAAATCGGGTTTACCTTCGCCCGGCCCGGCGTAGACTTTGGACTGGGCTTCGGGCTGGCCCTGCTGATCGGTGCGGGCACCATAGGCGTCTATGCGGGCGGACGGGCCCTGGGCATTACGACGGCGATTGTCCCGGCCGCGCTGGACGAGTACTGGTGGACTGTCCCGGTCCTGGTTCTCTCCGCCTTGCGCCACTCGGTACTGGAAGAAGTGGTTGTGGTCGGCTACCTTTTCAACCGGCTGGCCAAGCTGGGCTGGGGCACCTGGAGCATCATTGTCACCAGCGCCGTGATCCGCGGCAGCTACCACCTGTACCAGGGGATCGGGCCCGGCATCGGCAACTTCCTGATGGGCATTGTCTTCGGCTATGCCTACACCCGCACCAAACGCGTAATGCCCCTTGTCATAGCCCATGCCTTGCTCGACATCGCAGGGTTCGTCGGCTATGCCCTCTTCGGCTCCGCCATCGGCATCGGCGAATAACTTCTCCCGCCGCGGCGTCTTCCCTCTGTGTCTGCAAAAGAAACGCTCCGCTTGGATGGTGACTCAGTCGAGCCAATACCAAAACGGAGCGTAACCTCTGAAATAACCGCGGTTAGAGTTCGACGACGCCCTTGTCGGTCTCGAACCGTACGGACATGATGCCCGGGGTGCCGTTCGGCGCCGTCCAGGCGACCTTGACGTCATCCAGGAGCGCATCGATCGGTGTTCCCAGCCAGTCCGCCACACGGGTGGAGGAGCCGCCGATGGTCAACCCGATCAGCTTCGCCGTTGCTGGGTAGGCCTTCGACGGATGCAGTTCTTCGGTGCCGTCGTCCCAGCGCAGCATGTACGGAACCTGGGGGTCCGCGATGAGGCCCTTGATGCCGATCTGCTGCCAGGTCAGTTCGCGGCCATCCGGGAACTTGCGGCCGCCGGGTACAGCATGGCGGCCCAGGCGCTCCTCGAACGGAGCCAGATCGTCAACCTCCACGCACCAGCCCATCCAGCCGCCGCCTGCTTCGGAGCGGGCACGCACGGCCTGGCCGAACGGCGCCTTGTCCGACGCCGGGTGGTTCAGCACCTCGACGACCTCAAGATAATGATGGTCCGTCAGGGGGAAAATCATGTTGCGGGTTCCAAAGCGGGGGTGGACGCCGCCCTTGACGGCTTCGATACCCAGGGCTGCCGAAATCCGTTCGGTTGTAGCCGCCAGGCCATCGGGTTCACAGGCATATG belongs to Arthrobacter crystallopoietes and includes:
- a CDS encoding CPBP family intramembrane glutamic endopeptidase, which encodes MQSQTATTDTVPRTRRYYRAEVLIVLGLSLGQSAVYALVNLLEKMTRAPLGSQTTALNPVLNERELFDLLYQLLAIFFALVPVALVLFLLATPGERAREAFRKIGFTFARPGVDFGLGFGLALLIGAGTIGVYAGGRALGITTAIVPAALDEYWWTVPVLVLSALRHSVLEEVVVVGYLFNRLAKLGWGTWSIIVTSAVIRGSYHLYQGIGPGIGNFLMGIVFGYAYTRTKRVMPLVIAHALLDIAGFVGYALFGSAIGIGE
- a CDS encoding VOC family protein, whose translation is MRFDHVSYACEPDGLAATTERISAALGIEAVKGGVHPRFGTRNMIFPLTDHHYLEVVEVLNHPASDKAPFGQAVRARSEAGGGWMGWCVEVDDLAPFEERLGRHAVPGGRKFPDGRELTWQQIGIKGLIADPQVPYMLRWDDGTEELHPSKAYPATAKLIGLTIGGSSTRVADWLGTPIDALLDDVKVAWTAPNGTPGIMSVRFETDKGVVEL